The nucleotide window GTCCCGCAATCACGAGGGTGGAAAAGAGCCAGCCGGCGAATGCAAGAAAGGGGCTGGCGATGCGGTCCGGCAGGGCGGCCCCTGCCATTAGGGAGAGACGTGGCACGCACATGGTCGAAACTCCTTCAACCGGTGAAGGGCTCCCGCCTTGTCCGACGCTCCTCGTTGCGTGCCTTATCTTGCGTCCGTTCCCTCTCCCGACCGCACCCCCTGCGGCCTCCTTCCGGCGCTCTGGCGACAGGGAGAGATCAGCAAGAGCCGTGCCAGACGCTACGGAAACCGCGCGCGTCCTGCGGCGGGCGAGCCGCGTGCACTGCAGAAGCCGAGTCGCACCCTGTGCGCCTGCCGATTGCCCATGGCGATCAGCCGGTTAAGAAACCGTCCCGGCGGTTCCCGCCCGCTTTCCGCAACGTCTTCCGTGAGAGGGGCGTGCCTGCGTTTTCGGCAAATTACGGCGATCTGCAACACGCCTGGGCAGATCCTGCCGGCCACCCGGCAAATTTTGCCGACCAGGACCTGCCCCCAGCCGGTTCTTCCGCGAACGTGCTTGACGTTGAGCGAGGGCTCATGCAGTCTGATTGAAAGAAAACTCAAGAGCTGAAGAAATTTTCAGCCACAGGCGAGGGGTCCGGCATCTCACTCCGACGCGGCAGGCAGCCGCGCGGAAGGCCGTCCCTGTTGATGCGGGACGACGGGCACGGGCATGCAGGCAGGCGACTGGACAACAGACATGGCGATCCGCGCCGCGTGGATGTCCTTCGTCGGCGGCGCGACGCAGGGCGAGATCGCCACGCGCCTCGGCATCTCCACGGCCCGCGTGCATCGGCTCATCGCCCATGCCCAGAAGACCGGCCTCGTCCGCTTTCAGATCGCCGATCGCCCCTCCGACTGCCTGGAGATCGAGGCAGTGCTGGTGGACGCCCATGGCCTGTCCTCCTGCCTGATCGCGCCCGATATCGGCGGCGGTGACGATGCGTCGGCGATCCGGGCCATCGCCGAGGTGGCCGGTCCGCATCTCGCCAGTCTGCTCGGCAATCCCTCGCTCGTCCAGCTTGGCGTCGGCATGGGCCGCACGCTGAAGGCTGCGGTGGAGATGATGCCCCGCATCCAGCGCCCGGATCTCAGCATCGTTTCGATTTCCGGCTCGCTGACGCGCAAGCTCTCCGCCAACCCGTTCGACGTCGTCCAGCAGTTGGCTGAGCGCACGGGCGGCGAGGGCTACTATCTGCCGGTGCCTTACCTGGCCGAGAGCGTTGCCGAGCGCGACACGTTCCTCGGCCAGCGCAGCGTCCAGGCGCTGCTCGACCGTGCGCGCGCTTCCGGTCTCTTCGTCATCGGCATCGGCTCGGTGGAAGACGACGGCCATCTCATCAGTCGCGACCTGATCTCGCGCGAGGAGCAGCGCGACCTGATCGCGACGGGTGCGGTCTGCGACCTGATGGGCCGCTTCATCGGCCGCGACGGACGGCTGGTGCCGGCCAAGCTCGGCGACAAGGCGGTCGGACTGCCCTTCGAGGCCGTTCGCGGCGCGCGCATCGTCGCGTTGGCCGGCGGGCTCGGCAAGCTTGAGGCCACGCGTGCAGCGCTGCGCGCGGGGCTGATCACGGACCTGATCGTCGACGAGAGCCTGGGCCGGGCCCTGGCCGTCGCGGAAGGAACCAGACAAGCCCGCTCGGCATGACGCCGGCGGGAGAACAGGTGGAGGTAAGTCATGGTGATGAAAAGCGTGATCCTCGGGGCTGCTGCGGCGGTCCTGCTCGCCGGAACGGCGCTGGCTCAGGACATCCAGCCGGCGGTCGTCTATGATCTTGGCGGCAAGAACGACAAGTCCTTCAACGAGGCGGCCTTCATCGGCGCCGAGAAATTCAAGGCCGACACCGGCATCGACTATCGCGATTTCGAGATCCAGAACGACAGCCAGCGCGAGCAGGCGCTGCGCAACTTTGCGCGCCGCGGCGCCAACCCGGTGATCGCCATCGGCTTTCTTCATGCCAATGCGCTGACGAAGGTCGCCAAGGAATTCCCGGACACCCAGTTCGCCATTGTCGATGAAAAGGTCGATCTGCCGAACGTTCGCTCGATCGTCTTCAAGGAGCATGAAGGCTCCTACATCGTCGGCAAGCTCGCCGCGATGGCCTCGCAGAGCGGCAAGGTCGGCTTTGTCGGCGGCATGGACATCCAGCTGATCCGCAAGTTCGCTTGCGGCTACAAGCAGGGCGTCAAGGAAACCAACGCTGACATCGAGATCCTCGAGAACATGACCGGTTCGACCGGCGCTGCCTTCAACGATCCGGTCAAGGGCGGCGAGCTCGCCAAGTCGCAGATCGACCGCGGTGCGGACGTGATCTACCACGCTGCCGGCGCCACGGGTCTGGGCGTCCTGCAGGCCGCCGCGGATGCCGGCAAGCTCGGCATCGGCGTCGACAGCAACCAGAACGCCGTGCATCCGGGCAAGGTGCTGACCTCGATGCTGAAGCGCGTCGACGTTGCGGTCGAGAAGGCCTTCACCGATGCCAAGGACGGCAAGTGGACCTCGGGCGTCTATTCGCTCGGTCTTGCCGAGGATGGCGTCGACTGGGCGCTCGACGACAACAACAAGGCGCTGATCACCGAGGAGATGAAGTCCGCGGTCGACCAGGCCAAGGCCGACATCATTTCCGGCAAGATCGCCGTCCATGACTACATGGCGACCGAGAGCTGCCCGTTCTGACGGGAGAAGGCGCGCTGCGGGCCTTGCCCGCAGCGCGCGCTGCCTCGCATCGCGGGGCGAGCGACGCGGAACAGCGGTGATGACGCCTATCCTGAAAACCGTTGCGGTTCTCGCCCTTGCGGCTGGCCTTGTCGCGACACCCGCCATGGGTGAACCGGCCCTGGTCTATTCCGTCGGCGGCAAGTTCGACGGCTCGTTCAACGAGGCGGCCTTTCGGGGCGCCGAGCGGTACGCTGCCGAGACCGGCGCCCCCTATCGGGATTTCGAGATCGCGCGCGATGCCGACAGCCTGCAGGCGTTGCGCGGCTTTGCCGCGCGCGGCGCGGAACCGGTCGTTGCCATCGGCTACAATCAGGCTGCTGCCGTCGCGGCCGCGGCGAAGGACTTCCCGCAGACGGATTTCTCCATCGTCGACATGGTGGTCGAGGCCCCCAATGTGCGCTCGGTCGTCTTCCGCGAGCATGAAGGCTCGTATATCGCCGGCCTGCTGGCGGCGATGGCCTCGAAAACCGGGACCATCGGTTTCGTCGGCGGCATGGACATTCCGATCATCCGCCGGTTTCTCTGCGGCTACCGGCAGGGGGCGGCATCCGTTTCGCCCGACATCCGCGTTCTCTTCAACATGACCGGCGACACGCCGGCGGCCTTTGCCGATCCGGCCCGCGGCGCGGAGCTTGCGCGCGGCCAGATCAACCGCGGCGCCGATGTGATCATCCAGGCAGCCGGCGGCACCGGCATCGGGGTCCTTCAGGCCGTGGCCGATGCCGGCGTTCTCGGCATCGGCACCGACAGCAACCAGAACGGCCTCCATCCGGGCCGCATCCTCACCTCGATCCGCAAGCGCGTGGATGTCGCCGTCTACCGCAATTTCGCCGACGCGCAGGCGGGCACGTGGAGCGCGGGCATCGAGGTGCTCGGCCTTGCGGAGGGCGGCATGGACTGGGTGATCGACGACAACAACCGCGCGCTCGTCACCGCGCAGATGGAGGCGGCGGCCGGCGAGGCAGCCGCGCGGATCGCCGGCGGCACGATCACCGTGCACGACGCGGCCAGCGACGGGGAGTGCCCGCTGTGAGCGACCAGCTTGCCATCGAACTCGTCGGCGTCGACAAGCGCTTCGGACAGGTCCACGCCAACAAGGACATCCACCTGAAGGTCCGCAAGGGCTCCATCCACGGCATCGTCGGCGAGAACGGCGCCGGCAAGTCGACGCTGATGTCGATCCTCTACGGCTTCTATCACGCCGATTCCGGCGAGATCCGCGTCGATGGCAGTAAGGTCTCGATCCCCTCCAGCCAGGCGGCGATCGCGCTGGGCATCGGCATGGTCCATCAGCATTTCATGCTGGTGGAGAACTTCACCGTGCTGGAGAACATCATTCTGGGCGCCGAGGGCGGTGCGCTTCTTGCCGGCGGTGTGTCGAAGGCGCGAGCGGAGCTGAAGCGCCTTGCCGACGACTATGACCTCAAGGTCGATCCCGACGCGCTGATCGAGGACCTTCCCGTCGGCCTGCAACAGCGGGTGGAAATCCTCAAGGCGCTGTTCCGCAGCGCCGACATCCTGATCCTGGACGAGCCGACCGGCGTTCTGACCCCGGCGGAGGCCGATCATCTCTTCCGCATCCTTCGCGTGCTGCGCGACGAGGGGAAGACGGTGCTGCTGATCACCCACAAGCTGCGCGAGATCATGGCGGTGACGGACGAGGTCTCCGTGATGCGGCGCGGCGAGATCGTCGCCACCCGCCAGACGTCGAAGACCTCGATGGGCGAGCTTGCCGAGTTGATGGTCGGCCGCCGTGTCCTGCTGGAAGTGGAGAAAGGTCCGGCCGCGCCCGGCCGTCCGGTGCTGACCGTCGAGAACCTGACGGTGCGCGATGCGCGCGGCGTCGATGTCGTGCGCAATGTCTCGCTGGAGGTGCGGGCCGGCGAGATCGTCGGCATTGCCGGCGTTTCCGGCAACGGCCAGTCCGAGCTGCTGGAGGCGATTGCCGGCATCCGTGCGGTGACGTCGGGCATCGTCACGGTCGACGGGACGCGGGTGGATCTTGCGCAGGGCGGCACAGACCCTGCCGCCATGCGTGCACTCGGGCTCGCGCATGTGCCCGAAGACCGCCACCGCATGGGGCTGGTGACGCGCTTTCCCGAATGCGAGAATGCCATTCTCGGCTATCACCGCGACCCGGCCTATGGGCGCGGGCCATTCCTCGATTTCGACCGCATCCGCGCGGTGGCGAAGGTCGAGATCGAAAAATACGACATCCGCCCGGCCGACTGCATGCTGAAGACCGCCAACTTCTCCGGCGGCAACCAGCAGAAGATCGTGCTGGCGCGCGAGATCGAGCGCGATCCGGTCATCCTGCTCGTCGGCCAGCCGACGCGCGGCGTCGACATCGGCGCCATCGAGTTCATTCACAAGCGCATCGTCGCCCTGCGCGATGCGGGCAAGGGCGTCCTGCTGGTCTCGGTGGAGCTCGACGAGATCCGGGCACTGGCCGACCGGGTGCTCGTCATGTTCGACGGTCAGGTGGTCGGAGAGCGCGCGCCGGAAACGGCGGAAAGCGAGCTGGGCCTGCTGATGGCGGGCGCCAGCGGACAGGAGGCGGCGGAATGACGGCGGGACAGCTTCCGCGCTGGGTCGACTACGGATTGATGCCGGCGCTCAATGTCGCGGCAGCCTTCCTTGTCTCGGGCCTGGTGGTGCTCTTGATTGGCGAGAACCCGGTCGAGGCGGTCAAGGTTCTGGTCTGGGGCTCGCTCGGCTGGAACGAGGGCATCGGCTTCACCCTGTTCTACGCGACCAATTTCATCTTCACCGGCCTTGCGGTGGCCATCGCCTTCCATGCGGGCCTCTTCAACATCGGCGGCGAGGGCCAGGCGTATCTGGGCGGCCTCGGCGTCGCCCTGGCGTGTCTGGCGCTCGACCGATATGTGCCCTGGTGGGTGACGCTTCCCTTCGCGGTACTGGGAGCTGCCGCCTTCGGCGCGGCCTGGGCCTTCATCCCGGCGCTCCTTCAGGCCAAGCGCGGCAGCCATGTCGTGATCACCACGATCATGTTCAACTTCATCGCCGCCTCGCTGATGGTCTACCTGCTGGTCAACCTCCTGTCGAAGCGCGGGTCGATGCAGCCGGAAACCCGGACCTTCGAGAGCGGCGGCCGCCTGCCGCTGCTGCAGGACGTGCTGCCCGGCACCGATTTCGGATCCGCGCCGGTGAATTTCTCCTTCCTGCTCGCGCTCGCCGCCTGCCTTCTGGTGTGGATCGTCGTCTGGCGCACCCGGCTCGGCTACGAGATCCGCACCTTCGGCGCCAATCCCGTCGCCGCCGTCTATGCCGGCATTTCGCCGCTGCGCATTACCGTCGTCACCATGCTGATGTCCGGCGGTCTCGCGGGCATGATGGCGATCAACGAGATCATGGGTTCGCAGCACCGGCTGCTGATCGAGTTCGTGTCCGGCTACGGCTTCGTCGGCATCGCGGTCGCGTTGATGGGACGTGCGCATCCGGTCGGCATCGTCTTCGCCGCAGTCCTGTTCGGCATGCTCTACCAGGGCGGTGCGGAACTGGCCTTCGAGATGCCGACGATCACCCGCGACATGATCGTCGTCATCCAGGGGCTGGTGATCCTGTTCGCCGGTGCGCTGGAGCATATGTTCCGCCCGGTATTGCTGCGCATCTTCGGGGTGCTGGCCGCCCGGCCGGCTCCGGCAGCGTGAGGGGAGGGGAAAGATGTTCGAAACCCTGATCTTCGTGCTCGACAGCACCGCACGCCTGTCCACACCGCTGCTGCTGGCAGCCCTTGCCGGGCTCTATTCCGAGCGCTCCGGCATTTTCGACATCGGGCTGGAAGGCAAGATGCTGGGCGCAGCCTTTGCCGCCGGCACGGCGGCAGTGCTCAGCGGCTCTGCCTGGATCGGCCTTGCCGCCGGCATTCTCGTCTCGGTGGCGCTGGCGCTGGTGCACGGTTTTGCCTGCATCACCAATCGCGGCAACCAGATCGTCTCCGGCGTCGCCATCAACTTCCTGGCACTGGGCCTGACGGCGCTGCTCGGCCAGGCCTGGTTCGGCCAGGGCGGACGCACGCCGTCGGTAACGGGAGACGGCCGCTTCGGAGATGTCACATGGCCCTTCGCCGCGGAGCTGCGCGACGTCCCGGTGATCGGCGGGCTCTATTCGGAGCTCCTGTCCGGCCACAACATCCTCGTCTACGCCGCCTTCCTTGCCGTGCCCTTCTCGTGGTGGGTGCTGTATCGCACACGCTTCGGCCTGCGCCTGCGCGCAGTCGGCGAGAATCCTGGCGCGGTCGATACGGCCGGCATCTCCGTCACCTGGCTGCGCTATCGCGCGGTGATCTGCACGGGCATCCTGTGCGGCTTTGCCGGCACGTATCTCTCCATCGGCCAGTCGGCGAGCTTCATCGCCAACATGACGGCCGGCAAGGGTTTCATCGCCCTCGCGGCGCTGATCTTCGCCAAGTGGAAGCCGGTGCCGGTGATGTTCGCCTGCCTGCTCTTCGGGTTCCTCGATGCGGTGGCGATCCGCCTGCAGGGCCAGCAGGTGCCGGGCATCGGCGAGGTTCCGGTGCAGGCCATCCAGGCCCTTCCCTACATTCTGACCGTGGTGCTGCTTGCCGGGTTCATCGGCAAGGCGGTCCCGCCGCGCGCCGGCGGCACCGCCTATGTCAAGGAACGCAGCTGAGCGCAACGGCAACGAGGACGACATGAGCCGCTTCGACGAGTTGTTTGCCGCCGCCAGTGCGGCCCGCGAAAATGCGCATGCGAAATATTCCGGCTTTCGCGTCGGGGCTGCCCTTGTCACACGCGACGGGCGCATCTTCGCCGGCTGCAATGTGGAAAATGCCAGCTTTCCCGAAGGCTGGTGCGCCGAGACCAGCGCGCTGGGCGCGATGGTGTCCGCGGGCGGCCGGCCGGGCGACGTGGTCGAGGTGCTGGTCACCGCGAAGGCGGCGCTGTGCACCCCTTGCGGCGGTTGCCGCCAGAGACTTGCCGAATTCGCCGGCGACGATGTGCCGGTTCACATCTGCGACGACACCGGGCTGCGCCGCACGCTGACCATGGCGGACCTGCTGCCGGCCCGGTTCGTTCTCAATGACGAGGAGAGGGACATATGAGCGGCTACGGGCCGGAATGCGCGGAGATGGTCCGCGCCGCAAGACCCGGCGACTACCGCGTCGGAATGGTGCTGGGCTCGGGCCTCGGCCAGTTGGCCGACGAGGTCGAGGATGCCGTGCGCATTCCCTATTCCAAGCTGACGGGCTTTCCCGTTTCCTCGGTCTCCTCCCATGGCAGCGAGCTGATTGCCGGCCGCCTCGGCGACGTGCCGGTGGTGGTCCTGTCCGGCCGCGCCCACTACTACGAGGGGGGCGGCGCCGATGTCATGCGCACGCCGCTGGAAACGCTGAAGGCGCTCGGCTGCGACACGCTGCTGCTGACCAATGCGGCCGGGTCCCTGCGCCAGGAGTTCGCGCCGGGCACGCCGATGCTGATCAGCGACCACATCAACTGGTCCGGCCTCAACCCCTTGATCGGCGAGGAAAGCGACCGCCGCTTTCTCGACATGAGCGCCGCCTACGATCCCGACTTCCGTGCCCGTCTGCGGGCGCTTGCCAAGGACGAGGAGATTGCGCTGGGCGAAGGCGTCTACATGTGGTTTTCCGGCCCCTCCTTCGAGACGCCG belongs to Stappia indica and includes:
- the cdd gene encoding cytidine deaminase, with protein sequence MSRFDELFAAASAARENAHAKYSGFRVGAALVTRDGRIFAGCNVENASFPEGWCAETSALGAMVSAGGRPGDVVEVLVTAKAALCTPCGGCRQRLAEFAGDDVPVHICDDTGLRRTLTMADLLPARFVLNDEERDI
- a CDS encoding ABC transporter permease, which codes for MFETLIFVLDSTARLSTPLLLAALAGLYSERSGIFDIGLEGKMLGAAFAAGTAAVLSGSAWIGLAAGILVSVALALVHGFACITNRGNQIVSGVAINFLALGLTALLGQAWFGQGGRTPSVTGDGRFGDVTWPFAAELRDVPVIGGLYSELLSGHNILVYAAFLAVPFSWWVLYRTRFGLRLRAVGENPGAVDTAGISVTWLRYRAVICTGILCGFAGTYLSIGQSASFIANMTAGKGFIALAALIFAKWKPVPVMFACLLFGFLDAVAIRLQGQQVPGIGEVPVQAIQALPYILTVVLLAGFIGKAVPPRAGGTAYVKERS
- a CDS encoding purine-nucleoside phosphorylase; amino-acid sequence: MSGYGPECAEMVRAARPGDYRVGMVLGSGLGQLADEVEDAVRIPYSKLTGFPVSSVSSHGSELIAGRLGDVPVVVLSGRAHYYEGGGADVMRTPLETLKALGCDTLLLTNAAGSLRQEFAPGTPMLISDHINWSGLNPLIGEESDRRFLDMSAAYDPDFRARLRALAKDEEIALGEGVYMWFSGPSFETPAEIRMAKLLGADAVGMSTVPEVILARYLGLRVAAISTITNYGAGLQAHGLSHEETKSTALMAVDALKRLIRRFVKDLGNA
- a CDS encoding ABC transporter permease; this translates as MTAGQLPRWVDYGLMPALNVAAAFLVSGLVVLLIGENPVEAVKVLVWGSLGWNEGIGFTLFYATNFIFTGLAVAIAFHAGLFNIGGEGQAYLGGLGVALACLALDRYVPWWVTLPFAVLGAAAFGAAWAFIPALLQAKRGSHVVITTIMFNFIAASLMVYLLVNLLSKRGSMQPETRTFESGGRLPLLQDVLPGTDFGSAPVNFSFLLALAACLLVWIVVWRTRLGYEIRTFGANPVAAVYAGISPLRITVVTMLMSGGLAGMMAINEIMGSQHRLLIEFVSGYGFVGIAVALMGRAHPVGIVFAAVLFGMLYQGGAELAFEMPTITRDMIVVIQGLVILFAGALEHMFRPVLLRIFGVLAARPAPAA
- a CDS encoding BMP family lipoprotein — translated: MTPILKTVAVLALAAGLVATPAMGEPALVYSVGGKFDGSFNEAAFRGAERYAAETGAPYRDFEIARDADSLQALRGFAARGAEPVVAIGYNQAAAVAAAAKDFPQTDFSIVDMVVEAPNVRSVVFREHEGSYIAGLLAAMASKTGTIGFVGGMDIPIIRRFLCGYRQGAASVSPDIRVLFNMTGDTPAAFADPARGAELARGQINRGADVIIQAAGGTGIGVLQAVADAGVLGIGTDSNQNGLHPGRILTSIRKRVDVAVYRNFADAQAGTWSAGIEVLGLAEGGMDWVIDDNNRALVTAQMEAAAGEAAARIAGGTITVHDAASDGECPL
- a CDS encoding ABC transporter ATP-binding protein → MSDQLAIELVGVDKRFGQVHANKDIHLKVRKGSIHGIVGENGAGKSTLMSILYGFYHADSGEIRVDGSKVSIPSSQAAIALGIGMVHQHFMLVENFTVLENIILGAEGGALLAGGVSKARAELKRLADDYDLKVDPDALIEDLPVGLQQRVEILKALFRSADILILDEPTGVLTPAEADHLFRILRVLRDEGKTVLLITHKLREIMAVTDEVSVMRRGEIVATRQTSKTSMGELAELMVGRRVLLEVEKGPAAPGRPVLTVENLTVRDARGVDVVRNVSLEVRAGEIVGIAGVSGNGQSELLEAIAGIRAVTSGIVTVDGTRVDLAQGGTDPAAMRALGLAHVPEDRHRMGLVTRFPECENAILGYHRDPAYGRGPFLDFDRIRAVAKVEIEKYDIRPADCMLKTANFSGGNQQKIVLAREIERDPVILLVGQPTRGVDIGAIEFIHKRIVALRDAGKGVLLVSVELDEIRALADRVLVMFDGQVVGERAPETAESELGLLMAGASGQEAAE
- a CDS encoding BMP family lipoprotein, producing the protein MKSVILGAAAAVLLAGTALAQDIQPAVVYDLGGKNDKSFNEAAFIGAEKFKADTGIDYRDFEIQNDSQREQALRNFARRGANPVIAIGFLHANALTKVAKEFPDTQFAIVDEKVDLPNVRSIVFKEHEGSYIVGKLAAMASQSGKVGFVGGMDIQLIRKFACGYKQGVKETNADIEILENMTGSTGAAFNDPVKGGELAKSQIDRGADVIYHAAGATGLGVLQAAADAGKLGIGVDSNQNAVHPGKVLTSMLKRVDVAVEKAFTDAKDGKWTSGVYSLGLAEDGVDWALDDNNKALITEEMKSAVDQAKADIISGKIAVHDYMATESCPF
- a CDS encoding sugar-binding transcriptional regulator; this encodes MAIRAAWMSFVGGATQGEIATRLGISTARVHRLIAHAQKTGLVRFQIADRPSDCLEIEAVLVDAHGLSSCLIAPDIGGGDDASAIRAIAEVAGPHLASLLGNPSLVQLGVGMGRTLKAAVEMMPRIQRPDLSIVSISGSLTRKLSANPFDVVQQLAERTGGEGYYLPVPYLAESVAERDTFLGQRSVQALLDRARASGLFVIGIGSVEDDGHLISRDLISREEQRDLIATGAVCDLMGRFIGRDGRLVPAKLGDKAVGLPFEAVRGARIVALAGGLGKLEATRAALRAGLITDLIVDESLGRALAVAEGTRQARSA